In Humulus lupulus chromosome 7, drHumLupu1.1, whole genome shotgun sequence, the following are encoded in one genomic region:
- the LOC133792007 gene encoding uncharacterized protein LOC133792007, whose translation MDAKQGAQQGTAQRSANQAGVAQERVAQERVVQGGVAANNGENAMIMADDKDHANRQYALPLSNELNLGIVRPEIQATQFELKPVMFQMLQTVGQFSGMPTEDPHLHLRLFIELSDSFKLPGVIEYALRLKLFPYSLRDRARAWLNSLPSDSVTTWQELAERFLIKYFPPTKNAKLDNEITSFQKLDEEYLYEAWKRFKELLRKCPHHDIPHCIQIETFYNSLNTHTRMVVDASANEAFRDKSYNKAYEILEIISNNNYQWPTSRLSTGRKVSGIHDVDAITSLAAQVSSISNMLKTMNMGMNQSMGKPMATQMGQMESISCVYCGEGHTFENCPSNPAVVCYMGNQNRNGPYSNNPSWRQHPNFSWSNQGAGPSNSSMPPRLNFPLGYPPQAPQQRPQQQAMQSSSLEDMLKEYIVKNEAMIQSQAASLRNLEIQVGQLANEMGSRPQGSLPSDTINPRREGKEECKAINLRSGKELKNNKTNSGHEGEPSSIQINEETKKDAEIPIVQKIASTQNAAGMSQHSRPNNSISKQPPPFPQRFDKQKQDAQFKKFLDILK comes from the coding sequence ATGGATGCTAAGCAAGGAGCTCAACAGGGAACCGCTCAAAGGTCAGCAAATCAAGCAGGAGTTGCTCAAGAGAGAGTAGCTCAAGAGAGGGTAGTTCAAGGGGGAGTAGCTGCCAATAATGGGGAAAATGCAATGATTATGGCTGATGACAAAGATCATGCTAATAGGCAATATGCTCTCCCCCTCTCCAATGAGCTCAATCTGGGCATCGTTAGACCAGAAATCCAGGCTACACAGTTTGAGTTGAAGCCCGTTATGTTCCAAATGCTTCAAACTGTGGGGCAATTCAGTGGCATGCCAAcagaggatcctcaccttcatcttCGATTGTTCATTGAATTGAGTGATTCATTCAAGCTTCCCGGAGTTATAGAATATGCCTTGAGACTGAAGTTGTTCCCATACTCCTTGAGAGATAGAGCGAGAGCTTGGTTGAACTCTTTGCCATCTGATTCTGTGACTACTTGGCAAGAGTTGGCTGAGCGGTTTTTGATAAAGTACTTCCCTCCCACTAAGAATGCCAAGCTAGACAATGAGATTACTTCATTTCAGAAACTTGATGAAGAATATTTATATGAGGCATGGAAGCGATTTAAGGAGTTGTTGCGCAAATGCCCTCACCATGACATTCCACATTGCATCCAGATAGAGACCTTCTATAACAGTCTCAACACTCATACTAGAATGGTGGTTGATGCTTCAGCGAACGAGGCTTTTCGTGATAAGTCCTATAATAAGGCATATGAAATCCTTGAGATAATATCCAACAATAACTATCAGTGGCCCACTTCTAGATTGTCTACAGGTAGAAAGGTGTCTGGTATTCATGATGTAGATGCCAtcacttctttggcagcccaagtGTCCTCTATTTCTAATATGCTCAAGACAATGAATATGGGGATGAATCAATCAATGGGGAAGCCTATGGCGACACAAATGGGGCAAATGGAAAGCATTTCTTGTGTGTATTGTGGTGAGGGTCATACTTTTGAGAACTGTCCTTCCAATCCAGCAGTTGTGTGTTACATGGGGAACCAAAATAGGAATGGTCCTTATTCTAACAACCCATCATGGAGACAACATCCCAATTTTTCATGGAGTAATCAAGGGGCTGGCCCTAGCAATTCTTCTATGCCTCCAAGACTAAATTTCCCACTAGGTTATCCCCCACAAGCACCACAACAAAGGCCTCAACAACAAGCAATGCAATCTAGCTCTCTTGAGGATATGTTGAAGGAGTATATAGTGAAGAATGAAGCCATGATCCAAAGCCAAGCAGCATCATTGAGAAACTTGGAGATTCAAGTTGGACAACTTGCTAATGAGATGGGTAGTCGACCCCAAGGTTCATTGCCAAGTGACACCATAAATCCAAGACGAGAAGGTAAAGAGGAGTGCAAAGCAATCAATTTGAGAAGTGGAAAGGAGTTGAAGAATAACAAGACAAATTCAGGGCATGAGggtgagccctcttcaatccaaataaatgaggaaACTAAAAAAGATGCTGAAATTCCTATTGTACAAAAAATTGCCTCTACCCAAAATGCTGCAGGAATGTCACAACATAGTCGCCCAAACAACTCAATTTCAAAGCAGCCACCTCCATTTCCCCAACGGTTTGATAAGCAAAAGCAAGATGCTCAATTCAAGAAATTTCTAGATATTTTGAAGTAG
- the LOC133792008 gene encoding uncharacterized protein LOC133792008, giving the protein MPNYSKFLKDIFTKKRRLGKFETIALTKECSSFFQNKLPPKRKDPGSFTIPCTIGDSYCGMALCDLGASINLMPMSVFKWLGIGEVRPTTVTLQLADRSLTHLDGKIEDVLVRVDKFIFPTDFIVLDYEADIEVPIILGRPFLATGRTLIDVEKGVLTMRAQDEQVMFKVFNPIRSPDKLGECLVIHVMESNMEEEIPSKYNKSLKMKLPPEKIKKDNEPWRNVKKGIVSHARAT; this is encoded by the coding sequence ATGCCcaactattcgaaatttttgaaagatatttttacaaagaagAGAAGGTTGGGGAAGTTTGAAACTATAGCTCTAACCAAGGAGTGTAGCTCATTCTTCCAGAACAAGTTGCCCCCTAAAAGGAAAGATCCAGGAAGTTTCACCATTCCATGTACTATTGGAGACTCTTATTGTGGAATGGCTTTGTGTGATTTGGGTGCTAGCATAAACTTGATGCCAATGTCTGTGTTCAAGTGGTTAGGGATTGGAGAGGTTAGACCTACAACAGTTACTCTTCAACTAGCTGATAGATCCCTCACTCACCTTGATGGAAAAATTGAAGATGTGTTGGTAAGAGTTGACAAATTCATTTTCCCCACTGACTTTATTGTTCTAGACTATGAGGCAGATATAGAGGTGCCTATTATTTTGGGGAGGCCATTTCTTGCTACTGGTAGAACTTTGATCGACGTGGAAAAAGGGGTGCTCACAATGCGAGCTCAAGATGAGCAAGTAATGTTCAAGGTATTCAATCCTATACGTTCTCCAGATAAGTTGGGGGAGTGTTTGGTCATTCATGTCATGGAATCTAATATGGAGGAAGAGATACCTTCAAAGTATAACAAGAGTTTGAAGATGAAGCTACCTCCTGAAAAAATTAAGAAAGACAATGAGCCATGGAGAAATGTAAAAAAAGGAATCGTCTCACATGCAAGAGCCAcatag